AATTCTAAGATTAGAGAAATGATTTCTTTCGGAGTTTTCCCTTGAATCGACGCCCTCATTTTTCTCTTGCCTGTATATTTTTCTTCCCAGATTCCTTTTTGATCTTTGAAAGAACGAAAGGCGGATACAAGAAATGGTTTTTGCTTTTCTTCCGGATTTTCCCTTTGATACGATTGAAAGAGTTCTAAGAGTTTTTCTAAGGCTTCTTTTCTCAGATAATGAATTCGAGATTCTCCCGGATTGGAATAGGCGACCAGGGCGGATTCCGGTTTAAAGTCTCCAAGGACATAGGATTCGTTGGAAACACCCGGAAGATTTCCCGTTTGAGAAAACAAAGGACTCTGTAAAACCAAGATTGCAAAGATGGAAATCAGAATTTTCATAGCTGGTGTCAGAATGAAAAATTTGGACTTCTCTGCAATGGGTTTTTAAAGGGAAAGGAAGGCAAAATCCGGCCTTGAAGTTACGGATTTGTCGTGGATCTTCGGCGGAGTTCCGTCCAGATTTTGCAAGTCTGACTCTCGTTCTTTGGAATCCGAACTTTTTATGTAGGAACTCCTATGGATTGAGCTTCTCTTGAGTTCTGTTTGGAACCTCCTTGATTTTCATTTTTAAAAACTGAAGCTCGTTTCGCCGGGGTTCCGACCAAAAACTTTGTCAGTTTCCCCATTGTCCTTTCGATTTGTCGGTTGTTCATTCTGGAAAACGCTATGCTTATAAGTTAGGACATGGTTTTTAGGAAAAAAAATTCAGGGAGAATCTTTCCAATGAAAAAGTGGTTCATCACTTCCTTGATTCCGTTTCTGCTGCTTACGAATTGTTACCTTTTTGATACGATCGGCTTTACCATTCCGGATACGATTTCCGGAAGCGAAGCAAAGAATCAAATTCTTACGAGTGCGTTGATTGGCGCGGTTGCGGTTCCGGATTCTACTGCAGTCATCGCGATTATCGCTCCTCAGTTGGCAAAAGTGGACGAGGATCGTTACTACAAAAAGGTGGACGTAGATAATTGTGCAAGCTCTGCACTTTTGATAAACGTTCTGACCATCAATGTCGGTGGATTCAATTGTAACTTAGAACCGAGAGAGTATGTTCTCTGGTATGTTTACTAAAAGTAAATTTTTTTATGACAGGCGATCTCAGATCGTCTGTCATACATTAGTTTGAAAATAACAATCTTCCTTCGCTGAACCTACCACGAATTTCTTCCTTTTCCAAGTCTCCGGGATTTCCAAATAAAGTAGCGTCTTCTCTTGTGAGTTCTATAAGTTTAGAATCTTCTCTGAGATCTGCGATTCTAAAATCGGGAAGACCGCTTTGACGAACTCCCAGTAATTCTCCGGGGCCGCGCAGTTGAAGGTCGATTTCGGATAACGCGAATCCGTCCGATAAGTTTACCATCGCGTCGAGTCTCACTCTCGCATCGTCAGTAACTTTAGAATCCGTCATCAGAATACAAAAACTTTCCTGATCACCGCGTCCGACGCGGCCTCTGAGCTGATGAAGTTGCGAGATCCCGAATCGATCGGCGTGTTCGATCATCATTACGGTAGAATTCGGAACGTCGATTCCAACTTCGATAACGGTTGTGGATACGAGGATCTGGATTCTATTTTTAGAGAATTCTTTCATCACTCGATCTTTTTCCTCCGTATCCATCTTACCGTGAACGAGTCCTACTTGAAAATCGGGAAAAATTTCGTGTTTGAGTTGTTCGTAGGCTTCGATACAGGACTTGAGATCTACTTTTTCCGATTCTTCCACGAGCGGATAAACGATATAACACTGTCTTCCGGAGGAAACGTATTTGCGAATGGATTTGTAAACGCCGTCTCTTCTATCTTCTTGAAACCATTTTGTCTGAATCGGCATTCTTCCCTTCGGTTTGGATTTGATCGTAAGTAAATCTAAATCGCCGTAAAGAGTGAGGCAAAGAGTTCGAGGAATCGGAGTCGCTGTCATCGCGAGAATGTCCGGATTCTTTCCTTTGGAGCGAAGCGCTTCTCTTTGGTCCACGCCGAATTTGTGTTGTTCGTCTATGATTACAAGACCGAGATCTAAGAATTCTACGTCTTCCGAAAAAACGCTGTGGGTTCCAATGACAAATAACGTGTCCCCCTTTTTGATTCGATAAAGTTTTTCATAACGATTTTTCTTGGGTTCCTTTCCGACAAGAAGTTCGATTCCGAGAAAAGGCATGTTTCCTAAAAATCCGAGAATGGTCTGATAGTGTTGTCTCGCGAGAATTTCAGTAGGCGCGACCATACAAACTTGAATCTGATTGTCCAGATAACGAAGAGCGGTCAAAAGAGCGACTAACGTTTTCCCGGAACCGACGTCTCCTTGTAACAAGACCGCCGCCGGCTGTTCCTTTACTGTTAATTCAAGAATTTTTTGAATTGCAGTTTCTTGATCTTCGGTCAGCTGAAACGGAAGATTTTTACGAACGGTTAATGCCGTTTTTGAATTCGGCAGAGGCCAGAGAACTCGTTTGATCTTCTCTCGTTCCTTTTTTTTGTGTTCGATAAGAAGATTGAAATAAAACAATTCTTCGTATTTGAGTCTGTATCTAGCTTTCTCTAAAGCGCTTTCGTCGGTTGGAAAATGAATTTCCCGATAAGCTTCTTCCCTTGGGACAAGATCTCTTTTTTGAACGATTTGTTTGGGAAGAATTTCCGGAATTCTATCTTTCAATTTTTCTAATGCAAGATATAGAATTTTTCGGAATCCTCTCGAATCCAATCCTTCCGATTTTAAGGCTTCTCCGGAAGGATACAAAGGAATAATACGACCCGCGTGAATCATTTCGGGAAGTTCTTCCGGTTCTTCTTCCGCTTCCTTTGGGACCTCTTTCTTTTTGGAAGATGAAGAGCTTACCGTATAAGTCGGTTTGATCGCGCTTGTTAGAATTTCGTAATCCGGATGAATGAGTTGAAAACCTCGGAAGAATTCCAACTTTCCCGTCGCTACGAGTGTAGTTCCCGGTTGAAAAATTCTTTGAAAGAAATTGACTCCGCGGAAAAAAACCAAAGAGATCCTTTCGTTGTTTCTGGTCTTAGCGCCGACGACAAGTCTGGATTTTTTTCCGTGCGCGAGATAGGCATCTACAACTTCCAAAATGAGAGTAACACTTTCTCCCGCTTTTAAAAGTACGTTGTCCGTAAGATTTCTATCCAGATATCTTCTCGGAAAAAAATTCAATAAATCTTGAAGAGTAAAAATGCCTATGGACGCGAGGGCGCCCGCCTTCGAAGGTCCGATTCCTTTGATCACGGTTACCGGGGAAAGAAGCGCCGATGTTCCGTTTGTATTTTCCGATTTAGAGACCGAGTTCTTCATCCTTTATTTGTGTCGGAGTCCACTCCGGGTCTTGAATTTGAGAATCCGTGTTCTGTTTTTCTTCAGGCGTTTCTTCGCTTAAGCCGAGATAACAATATCTGCAACCGTAGATTCGAGCGTGTCTTTTGATTCCGGGAGAAGGAGGTTCGGAAATGATGGCGTATAAATATTCAGTTTTTTGCAAGTATTTACCACAGACAGGACAAATTCTCGGTTTGGGAAGATTCGGATCCCAATTTTTTCCGTAGACTTTTTTCGGATCTCCGTATTCTCTTGAAACTCCGTTTTCCTGATCCCGCTTTTTCTCCGCTTTGTCGATTCGTTTTGTATCCACGGAATAGAGAAGATGAAAAAAAATCGCGGCGACTCCCAAACAGAGCATAACGGTCAAAAAGCCTGTCATTGTTTTAAGTAATCCTTAATTTTCGCCGCCATTCCCGGAGGAAGGCCGATTCCTTTATCCTGCAATCGATGCGAATATTTATGAAACGAATATGTGTGTTGAGAGGTTTGGACTATTCCGTTAAAACAGTTTTCGATCGACTCGGCAAGGGATTCGCTGAGAGGAATATTTTCTCCGATTTCTTTTTCATACGCTCTTAAAAGTTTTCGATTTACGCCCCTGCAAATAGAACGATAAAAACAAAATCGTATTACCAATTCAGAATCCGATTTTCCGGCTCGAATGTCGGCTTCCAGTTGATTGAGATTGATACAATCCACGATTTCCAATTTATAAGCGTTCGTATTGTGTTCGTACGTCACAAGATTCATAAATAAATGTTTGAACAACGCGATCTTATAACAGTCCTCCATTCCACACTCGCCCATCTTTGCATTTTCGCATCGAGTGTACATCACAATATCAGTATCCGATTCCGCGGTAGCCTGACCGAAGTTAAGCGAACCTAAGATATCAAAGGCGACGATGTCTCCTCCATAATTGATTAACTTGGAGAATTTTTTAAAGTCTTCGATTCTTTCTCTGGAGATATGTGTTTCGTGAGAACGGAAATACCGTTTGAGGCCGGTAAATTTTTGAATGGTGGGATAATTTTTAAAAGCTGGGATTGTCATGTTTAGATTCTCACAAAATCTTCCGCCGACACCTCCGAATCCTGACTTACAAACTTAACCGCGGGAGAATTCCCTCTACAATCTACTTCCATTAACAGGCGAATTTTGTGGTCCACCAGTCTATTCAATTTAACGGTTTCTACAAGCCCATTTTCTAAAAATATTTCCGAGTAAAATCCCCCCGGTTGAAAACCGAAGACCGAATCAACGGCTCCAAAATTGGAAGGATTTAAGAATACGGTTTTTCCTTTTTTTACGATGCCTTGGTCTTCGTGAACGTGACCGGAAACAACCAGAGCAGGAGAATAGTCGTCGAGATATCTTCTTATTCCTTGAGAACCAACATTACCGTAATTCGGAATCTTATCCAAAAAGCCGTAAGGAGGGTTGTGGATCACAACGACGTCCGGTTGTTCTTCTTTGAAAAAATCTTCGGGTTCGCTGTAGCTTTTTCCGTTTCGATTGTATTCGTGAAATTTTACGGCTAATTTTTCAGGAATTCCCGAAGTAAGAATCGGGGCTCCACCGTAACCTGCAAATTTATAACCGTCTTGTTCGAACGTCTTTCTATGAATGTCTCTTTCATAAAGCGCGCTGTACTGGAGATCGATATCGTAATTACCGGGAAGGACTCTGACCGGAGCCGTGGAATATTTTTGAATGATGATTTCGATGAGTTCGTATTTTTCTTTCATCGTCTTTGCGGCTTGATGAAAGAGAGTTCTGTATTCTTTGGATTTTTCTACGATGGCCGCCGGATATTTTTCGGGAAAACGGATCGCTCGTGTAGCATAATCGTAAGCATTGATCTCTTCTTTTTGATCCTTAGAGATACGATACATCTCTTCTTGAATCGTACAGAATTCTATGATTCTATCCGTACTAAAAAAAGCTTTGTAGATGATGTCTCCGGAGAAGAGATATAGATCGGCGGTTGTTTGCTGAAGAATTTCCTTCAAGCCGCGAAGACCGTCGTGGATATCTGTCAGGTAAATGATTTTCATTTCTATCGATCCAGAGATTGTACCGTCTCTTTTTCGCTACAGTCTCTTAACAAAAAGAGAACCCGGTACACTCAGTTTAGGAACAGGTTGTGAAATGTCCAACCTTTCTAATGATTAGTCTCTCCACAGGAGAAGAAGGGAATCCTCATTTTCGGAAATAGGTTCGATTCGTATGTATTCGGGACCAAAAAAATCCAAAAGCGGTTTAAGAATCGTTCCTGACTTAACAAACAAGAAGACGTTACCCTTTTCGGGTATGACCTTTTGGATCGTAATTTTTCCCGCGAGGTCCGGAATTTCGGAAAGGAAGGTATCCATGTTGACCGTGATTATGTTACGAACGCCTGTGACTCTAAGAATCTCCGGAATTTCTTCTACGATCGTTTCTAAAATCAGTCTTCTATGAAACTGAAAAATTTTCGAAAAGATCCGAATCGGATCGAGCTTTCGAGGAGTATGGCTAAAGAGGCGAAAGGATTGAATCTGAAGACGGACTTGATTCTGAACGACACGAACGGGAGTGAGAGTAACGTTGTAGTCGACGGAATCCGTTTTTAAGAATTTCGACCAGAACAATCCTTTGATCGAAAAGTGTCCGGTTAAAATGAGAACTCCGTTTCCGGAATCGAATTCAAGGGATTCCAGTTGATCTTGGGATTCTAAGATTTTCTTTTTTAAAATTTTATTCAGAGAATGGAGTTTGAGCGTAATTTTATAATTGCTCTTTTGGCTTTCTTTTTCCAAAGAAAATCCGGTAAAAAGATCGAGAGGGTTGAAGCCTATGAGTTTCCTCAAATTGAGCATGGGAGATCAAAAATAGTTTGCGGGTAAAGAAGAGTAAACTAAATTATTGATTCCAAGTCGGGAATGATTCTTTAGAACCAATCGGAGAAAGAATTTTTTTCTACTTGATATTCTCATTGAGGAGCTTTCATGAAAATCGGAGTCATCGGATCGGGAAGTTTTGGTACTGCCTTAGGAAGTTTACTGGCTGATAAAGGTTACGATGTCACACTCTGGTGTAGAAGCGATTCTCAGGTTGAAAGTATCAACCGCGATCATATCAATAACAAACACCTTCCGACGTTTGTTCTTCCCGAAAAATTAGTAGCGAGTAAGGATCTTAAAGCGGTCGTTCAAGGAAAAGATATGATCGTATCTTCTCCGCCTTCGCACGCTCTTACGGAAATTTTACGCGAAATTAAAGAATATCTTCCGGAAAAAGTTCCTATCGTTTCCGCGAGTAAGGGAATCGAAAACGGAACCTTGCGTCTTGTTTCGGAGATTTTCGAATCGGAACTGCCAGGTAAATATCACGCCTATCTTTCTTATCTTTCAGGGCCTTCTTTCGCGAAAGAAATCATACAAAAAGTTCCAACGATCGTGAGCATCGCTTCCAAGAACGAAGCGACCGCGCGAAAAGTTCAGGAAATATTTAGCTTCTTATATTTTAGAACCTATTGGACTCCGGACGTCGTCGGTGTTGAGGTCGGAGGTTCTTTGAAAAACGTAATCGCTTTGGCCGCGGGAGTGAGCGACGGTCTTGGCTTTGGACAAAACACTCGAGCCGCGTTGATCACGAGAGGTTTGAACGAGATCACAAAGATCGGCTTGAAACTGGGAGCGGATCCGATGACTTTTCTCGGACCTTCGGGAATGGGAGATTTGATTCTCACTTGTTGCGGAGAACAATCTCGAAATCGGACGGTTGGTTTTCGTTTAGGAAAAGGAGAAACGTTGGAACAAATTCTTTCCAGCATGAACGAAGTCGCTGAAGGAGTAAAGACCACTCAGAGCGCCTATGAACTTTCTCAGAAGTTAGGCATAGAAATGGCGATCACGAACGAAGTCTATAAAATGCTTTACGAAGGTAAGAATCCGAAAGAAGTTGTGAAAGACCTTATGAAGCGCGATTTAAAAAGAGAAGGCGTTTCAGTCTGATTTACATTGAAGCTTCTTTTTTCTAAATTCTGTATTTGTTTTGTTTTAAGTTTTGGCGCCTTTCATTCGATAGCGGCTCAAGCAAAACAGGAATTCGGATGGGCAAAAAGTTCTGAGGGCTTTTCTTTTAATCTCAACGGACGAACTGTCTTTCAGTCCAACTCTGAAATTACTTCCTTCCCTGATAGTCTAAGTCTATTAGAAAAAACTGATTTTCTTTTTTACGCTGGAGAATACTATATTCTCAACAAAGACGTTAGACGCTATGAGTCGATCCTGAAACTATCCGCAAATGCGGAACCCGAATTGGTTCTCGGCGGAATTCTATTAAGAATCTTAAAAGAATTAAACTTCAATTCGAAAGAATCTTCTCGAAATATTCTTACACAATTTGCAAAGAACGAAAAAAATTCTTACCTCAAAGAATTGGCGGAAGGATTTGATTCTTCCATTTTTGAAAAAAAATCTCCGGAAAATCTAAAGTGTTCTCGTAAGAATGTATTCTATTCTCTTTGCAAAACTCTGCGTTTGAAAAAATATCTCGAGGATTTTAAGGCGGACGCAAAGTCTCACGAAAGAGAATATCTGAATCTAAACAGAACTCTGGCTCCGTTTTTGGAAGATCCGGAGTTGAAATACATTCCTTTTTTAAGCAATTTTATCTTTAATATCGCGGATCAACTGGCGGAACTCGGGCTTTCCAGAGAAGCGGTTCACTTTCAAAAAATTCTTATCATCTCCGAAAACTTGAGCGGAAGAATTATCGGATATTCCTATGAGAAGCTCGCTTATTACTATTTGATCGGAGGAGATTTTGTTTCGGCGGAAAAGGTTTTGGATTACATTCTAAAATATCATCCCGATTTAAGAACTCCTTATAAAAATCATCTCTACTTAAAGTTAGGCACCATTGCTTATCTCAATCAAGATTATAAGAAGTCTTTGGATTATTATCTCAATTTGGATTTTTTAGAATGGTCTTCTACGATTCTCAATCCGTTTTTGGGAGAACCGATTTCCATCAATAGCGCAAGAGATTTGATTTCGATGGCGATCTGGAGAACTAAGAGCTCTTTCAAAGCGGTGGACGCGCTCAAATCCGTTTCTACTCCTAAAAATTTAACCGAGGACGATTTGTTTACTCGTCTGAGAATCATCCAGATTCTTATGAACGATGAGCCGGAAGTCGCGGGAAAGATGGCGACGGAGATTACGTTTCTTGCTCAGAGCAAAGGATGGAAGAGGGTAGAATATTCCTCCACGCTCTTAAACGGTTTTATTCATTATAAGAAGAACGATCTTAGAAAGGCGATCATAGAGTTTACAAAGGCCTATGGGATTCTAAAATCCGCAGATCCAGTTTACACAGAAGAATGGATCCGTTTGACCGGATTATTTTATTCTCATAAAGAATCCAGATCTTTAAAAACGGTCAAAGGCGCGTTGGATCAAGCCATCGCGATTACGATTCAGAGAAGACCGGACGATATGCTCCTGCAATTGAAAAATTATCTTCCCGCCGTTTACGGAGTGAGAGAATTTACGGACGCGGCCATCAATTACTACATCACTCACGGTCATACAACCGAACTCTTGGGATTCTTATCCAGATTGGAACAAAAGGAAGTGATGGCGAATACGGCGTATCCGAACACGTTAGTCTCCATCATTGATACGAGCAGAAGAATTTCCTCCTTTAGGGGTTTTTATCCCGGACCCAAAGAACACCTAACGTCGAGTCGTTCCGAAATTCGAAAAGTGGAACTGGCTCGCTTATTGGAAGAATTCGATCCTTTTCGAAATCAAGAGATCAAAAGATCGCAGATCCCGGTCTTGAGCGTTTTTGTAAGGGACAAAAGGACATACATATTTTGGAAACCCGCCGATTCGCAAGAATTGGAACTCAAAGAAATTCCTTCCGAGTCGGCTTCTTCTTTCACCGTACAAACGATGTTGAAGACCTTGGTTGAATCCTCTTCCAAGAACGATAGTATGCAAATCTATCTCAACGTCGCGGGAATGGAATCGTTCGATTATCTCAAAAAAGAATTTCC
This is a stretch of genomic DNA from Leptospira tipperaryensis. It encodes these proteins:
- a CDS encoding M15 family metallopeptidase, with translation MKILISIFAILVLQSPLFSQTGNLPGVSNESYVLGDFKPESALVAYSNPGESRIHYLRKEALEKLLELFQSYQRENPEEKQKPFLVSAFRSFKDQKGIWEEKYTGKRKMRASIQGKTPKEIISLILEFSSAPGTSRHHWGTDIDLNALENSYFEKGGKGEKFYIWMQKNAKRFGFCQPYSSKNSRGNKGYNEEKWHWSYAPISNKLQEEWVRLFKEGKIQFKGKFSGGEFLETLPLEYVTSVNSECRSIR
- a CDS encoding TIGR04452 family lipoprotein; translation: MKKWFITSLIPFLLLTNCYLFDTIGFTIPDTISGSEAKNQILTSALIGAVAVPDSTAVIAIIAPQLAKVDEDRYYKKVDVDNCASSALLINVLTINVGGFNCNLEPREYVLWYVY
- the recG gene encoding ATP-dependent DNA helicase RecG — protein: MKNSVSKSENTNGTSALLSPVTVIKGIGPSKAGALASIGIFTLQDLLNFFPRRYLDRNLTDNVLLKAGESVTLILEVVDAYLAHGKKSRLVVGAKTRNNERISLVFFRGVNFFQRIFQPGTTLVATGKLEFFRGFQLIHPDYEILTSAIKPTYTVSSSSSKKKEVPKEAEEEPEELPEMIHAGRIIPLYPSGEALKSEGLDSRGFRKILYLALEKLKDRIPEILPKQIVQKRDLVPREEAYREIHFPTDESALEKARYRLKYEELFYFNLLIEHKKKEREKIKRVLWPLPNSKTALTVRKNLPFQLTEDQETAIQKILELTVKEQPAAVLLQGDVGSGKTLVALLTALRYLDNQIQVCMVAPTEILARQHYQTILGFLGNMPFLGIELLVGKEPKKNRYEKLYRIKKGDTLFVIGTHSVFSEDVEFLDLGLVIIDEQHKFGVDQREALRSKGKNPDILAMTATPIPRTLCLTLYGDLDLLTIKSKPKGRMPIQTKWFQEDRRDGVYKSIRKYVSSGRQCYIVYPLVEESEKVDLKSCIEAYEQLKHEIFPDFQVGLVHGKMDTEEKDRVMKEFSKNRIQILVSTTVIEVGIDVPNSTVMMIEHADRFGISQLHQLRGRVGRGDQESFCILMTDSKVTDDARVRLDAMVNLSDGFALSEIDLQLRGPGELLGVRQSGLPDFRIADLREDSKLIELTREDATLFGNPGDLEKEEIRGRFSEGRLLFSN
- a CDS encoding metallophosphoesterase family protein codes for the protein MKIIYLTDIHDGLRGLKEILQQTTADLYLFSGDIIYKAFFSTDRIIEFCTIQEEMYRISKDQKEEINAYDYATRAIRFPEKYPAAIVEKSKEYRTLFHQAAKTMKEKYELIEIIIQKYSTAPVRVLPGNYDIDLQYSALYERDIHRKTFEQDGYKFAGYGGAPILTSGIPEKLAVKFHEYNRNGKSYSEPEDFFKEEQPDVVVIHNPPYGFLDKIPNYGNVGSQGIRRYLDDYSPALVVSGHVHEDQGIVKKGKTVFLNPSNFGAVDSVFGFQPGGFYSEIFLENGLVETVKLNRLVDHKIRLLMEVDCRGNSPAVKFVSQDSEVSAEDFVRI
- a CDS encoding NAD(P)H-dependent glycerol-3-phosphate dehydrogenase translates to MKIGVIGSGSFGTALGSLLADKGYDVTLWCRSDSQVESINRDHINNKHLPTFVLPEKLVASKDLKAVVQGKDMIVSSPPSHALTEILREIKEYLPEKVPIVSASKGIENGTLRLVSEIFESELPGKYHAYLSYLSGPSFAKEIIQKVPTIVSIASKNEATARKVQEIFSFLYFRTYWTPDVVGVEVGGSLKNVIALAAGVSDGLGFGQNTRAALITRGLNEITKIGLKLGADPMTFLGPSGMGDLILTCCGEQSRNRTVGFRLGKGETLEQILSSMNEVAEGVKTTQSAYELSQKLGIEMAITNEVYKMLYEGKNPKEVVKDLMKRDLKREGVSV